In Archangium violaceum, the following are encoded in one genomic region:
- a CDS encoding amidase: MQELHFLPAHRLAALVRAREVSARELLEAHLRQVARHNARLNALVTIDEERARQRALEADEALARGESWGPLHGVPMTIKDSFMTAGVRTTSSYKRLRHHVPTHDATVVARLKAAGAILLGKTNLPTFTLDLQTNGHLFGRASNPWDETRTPGGSTGGGAAAVATGMSPFEVGSDLAGSIRVPSHYCGIFGLKPTEHRVPISGHIPPMPGRPRGVRYEGAAGPLARSLEDLKLGLKLLAGPDDEDWDVPPVPLRDVRPRELRSYRIAWTDDFGGLPVSRETRSALEKLARTLESLGCRVERAGPRNLDYDELWEVWGRVLGAEIGAEMQSLARFVFSLRFKAMRGDASLNRGIVRGVQSQMSEYIEALAIHDRITGKVEAFLSQWDAWLCPVTVGQAFTHRRSGEWIDVDGQQVPYITGTCAFTSVFNLTGHPVVVLPLTRLVDSPLPLGIQVVGRRWQDEELLAVCEALSEVTGEFRKPPGY, translated from the coding sequence ATGCAGGAGCTCCACTTCCTTCCGGCCCACCGGCTCGCGGCCCTGGTACGGGCTCGCGAGGTGTCGGCCCGAGAGCTATTGGAAGCGCACCTGAGGCAGGTGGCCCGGCACAACGCGCGCCTCAACGCCCTCGTGACGATCGACGAGGAGCGCGCCCGCCAGCGCGCCCTCGAGGCCGACGAGGCCCTCGCCCGCGGCGAGTCCTGGGGCCCCCTGCACGGGGTGCCCATGACCATCAAGGACTCGTTCATGACGGCCGGGGTGCGCACCACCAGCAGCTACAAGCGGCTGCGGCACCACGTGCCCACGCACGATGCCACCGTCGTCGCCCGGCTCAAGGCCGCCGGCGCCATCCTCCTGGGCAAGACGAACCTGCCCACCTTCACGTTGGATTTGCAGACGAATGGCCACCTCTTCGGCCGCGCCAGCAACCCCTGGGACGAGACGCGCACCCCCGGAGGCAGCACCGGCGGCGGCGCCGCGGCCGTCGCCACCGGCATGTCCCCCTTCGAGGTGGGCAGCGACCTGGCCGGCTCCATCCGCGTCCCCTCGCACTACTGCGGCATCTTCGGCCTCAAGCCCACCGAGCACCGCGTCCCCATCTCCGGCCACATCCCCCCCATGCCCGGCCGCCCCCGCGGCGTGCGCTACGAGGGCGCCGCCGGGCCGCTCGCGCGCAGCCTCGAGGACCTGAAGCTGGGACTGAAGCTGCTCGCCGGCCCCGATGACGAGGACTGGGACGTCCCCCCCGTCCCCCTGCGCGACGTGCGCCCCCGTGAGCTGCGCTCCTATCGCATCGCCTGGACCGATGACTTCGGCGGCCTGCCCGTGTCACGCGAGACGCGCTCCGCCCTCGAGAAGCTGGCGCGCACCCTCGAGTCGCTCGGCTGCCGCGTCGAGCGCGCCGGGCCCAGGAACCTCGACTACGACGAGCTGTGGGAGGTGTGGGGCCGCGTGCTCGGCGCGGAGATCGGCGCCGAGATGCAGTCCCTCGCCCGCTTCGTCTTCAGCCTCCGCTTCAAGGCCATGCGCGGCGATGCCTCCCTCAACCGCGGCATCGTTCGCGGCGTGCAGAGCCAGATGTCCGAGTACATCGAGGCGCTCGCCATCCACGACCGCATCACCGGCAAGGTCGAGGCCTTCCTGTCCCAATGGGACGCCTGGTTGTGCCCCGTCACCGTCGGACAGGCCTTCACCCACCGCCGCAGTGGCGAGTGGATCGACGTGGACGGACAGCAGGTCCCCTACATCACCGGCACCTGCGCCTTCACCTCCGTGTTCAACCTCACCGGCCACCCCGTCGTCGTGCTTCCCCTCACCCGGCTCGTGGACTCGCCCCTTCCCCTGGGCATCCAGGTCGTCGGCCGCAGGTGGCAGGACGAGGAGCTGCTCGCCGTCTGCGAGGCCCTCTCGGAGGTCACCGGGGAGTTTCGCAAGCCCCCGGGGTACTGA
- a CDS encoding M20/M25/M40 family metallo-hydrolase, translating into MPSALPLSAALLSLLTAAPKAQAPVAAPKDPGPSPQVAAQLIGAALSEGRAYARLAELTDGIGPRLSGSEGEKAAVQWAKRSFEADGVKVWLEPVKVPRWVRGEESGRVLASERFREHPLALLALGGSVGTPAEGVTGEVLEVRSLEEVAGLGEKVKGKIVFFNHAMAEAADYGKYAGLRTRGASVAAKSGAVAVLVRSLATASLRSPHTGAMRYDEGVPQIPAAAVSVEDAELLHRLVAGGPVKVELKLGCQTQPDADSFNVVAEVKGREKPKEVVLLGAHLDSWDVGTGAHDDGAGVTMVMETARLLGKLKPAPRRTVRVVLFANEENGLRGGRAYAEAHAAELGTHVAALEMDSGGGRPLGVTFRAGPGGEELVRPWLQPLEALGAGVILAGEAGGADISPLIPARVPFVGVRVDSSRYFDVHHSHADTLDKVNPKDLAQSTAALAWVSYVLAEVPGVLPRPEAPPAAPPTTPKPAAP; encoded by the coding sequence GTGCCCTCGGCCCTCCCCCTGTCCGCCGCACTTCTGTCCCTGCTCACCGCCGCGCCGAAGGCGCAGGCTCCGGTGGCCGCTCCGAAGGACCCGGGCCCCTCGCCACAGGTGGCGGCGCAGCTCATCGGGGCGGCGCTCTCGGAGGGCCGTGCCTACGCGCGGCTCGCGGAGCTCACCGATGGCATTGGCCCGCGCCTGTCCGGCTCCGAGGGCGAGAAGGCGGCGGTGCAGTGGGCGAAGCGGAGCTTCGAGGCCGATGGGGTGAAGGTGTGGCTGGAGCCGGTGAAGGTGCCGCGCTGGGTGCGAGGCGAGGAGAGTGGCCGGGTGCTCGCCTCGGAGCGCTTCCGTGAGCACCCGCTGGCCCTGCTGGCGCTGGGAGGCAGCGTGGGGACGCCCGCCGAGGGTGTCACGGGCGAGGTGCTCGAGGTGCGCTCGCTGGAGGAGGTGGCGGGGCTGGGCGAGAAGGTGAAGGGGAAGATCGTCTTCTTCAACCACGCGATGGCCGAGGCGGCGGATTACGGCAAGTACGCCGGGCTGCGGACGCGGGGCGCGTCGGTGGCGGCGAAGTCGGGGGCGGTGGCGGTGCTGGTGCGCTCGCTGGCGACGGCGTCGCTGCGCTCGCCGCACACGGGGGCGATGCGTTACGACGAGGGCGTGCCGCAGATTCCGGCGGCGGCGGTGTCGGTGGAGGACGCGGAGCTGCTGCACCGGCTGGTGGCGGGCGGGCCGGTGAAGGTGGAGTTGAAGCTGGGGTGCCAGACGCAGCCGGACGCGGACTCGTTCAACGTGGTGGCCGAGGTGAAGGGCCGCGAGAAGCCGAAGGAAGTGGTGCTGCTGGGAGCGCACCTGGACTCATGGGACGTGGGGACGGGCGCGCACGATGACGGCGCGGGCGTGACGATGGTGATGGAGACGGCGAGGCTGCTCGGGAAGCTGAAGCCAGCGCCGAGGCGCACGGTGCGGGTGGTGCTCTTCGCGAACGAGGAGAACGGGCTGCGGGGAGGCAGGGCCTACGCCGAGGCGCACGCGGCGGAGCTGGGCACGCACGTGGCGGCCCTCGAGATGGACTCGGGGGGAGGCAGGCCCCTGGGCGTGACGTTCCGGGCGGGCCCTGGGGGCGAGGAGCTGGTGCGTCCCTGGCTGCAACCGCTGGAGGCGCTGGGGGCGGGGGTCATCCTCGCGGGGGAGGCGGGGGGAGCGGACATCTCGCCGCTGATACCGGCGCGGGTGCCCTTCGTGGGGGTGAGGGTGGACAGCAGCCGCTACTTCGACGTGCACCACTCGCATGCGGACACGCTGGACAAGGTGAACCCGAAGGACCTGGCGCAGAGCACGGCGGCGCTGGCGTGGGTGAGCTACGTGCTGGCGGAGGTGCCGGGGGTGTTGCCGCGACCCGAGGCCCCGCCGGCCGCGCCGCCGACGACGCCCAAGCCCGCGGCGCCGTGA
- a CDS encoding acyltransferase family protein gives MDSAKAAHQAFLKTKTFGALDGLRALAIFAVVLYHVLEAREGLVGRFYLSVSLFFAISGFLITTLLLRERESTGTISLKGFYARRSLRIFPLYYAVTALYIVLVYVFEQDMVVRGAFFDNVKYYLTYTSNWFIKLEEGRIIFYFAWSMATEEQFYLLWPFVVRYFKSTWGPVVFMSGMLAVGIFMGWATKTGYLDTTHLWVRILASISISVCMGCLSAYLVHYPKPFEWTWKVLGQVWSVPVTVVLVFFAIYNHDTPLWLSSFLLTVMVIAMCIRPHHVLAPLIDHKWLRYVGSITYGIYLMHMISLNIVRRVVPHNLILYYVLTLALSIGLATLSYRYFEKPFLKLKNRFDWRDKKPVEPAAQPVASTPVGPS, from the coding sequence ATGGACTCCGCCAAAGCCGCCCATCAGGCGTTTCTCAAGACCAAGACCTTCGGAGCGCTGGACGGGCTCCGAGCCCTCGCCATCTTCGCGGTGGTGCTCTACCACGTGCTGGAGGCACGCGAGGGGCTCGTGGGTCGCTTCTACCTGAGCGTCTCGCTGTTCTTCGCCATCAGCGGCTTCCTCATCACCACGCTGCTGCTGCGCGAGCGCGAGAGCACGGGCACCATCTCGCTCAAGGGCTTCTACGCGAGGCGCTCGCTGCGCATCTTCCCGCTCTACTACGCGGTGACGGCGCTCTACATCGTGCTCGTGTACGTCTTCGAGCAGGACATGGTGGTGCGCGGGGCCTTCTTCGACAACGTGAAGTACTACCTCACGTACACGTCGAACTGGTTCATCAAGCTGGAAGAGGGCCGCATCATCTTCTACTTCGCGTGGTCCATGGCCACCGAGGAGCAGTTCTATCTGCTGTGGCCCTTCGTGGTGCGCTACTTCAAGAGCACCTGGGGGCCGGTGGTGTTCATGTCGGGGATGCTGGCGGTGGGCATCTTCATGGGCTGGGCGACGAAGACGGGCTACCTCGACACGACGCACCTCTGGGTGCGCATCCTGGCGAGCATCTCCATCTCCGTGTGCATGGGCTGCCTGTCGGCGTACCTGGTGCACTACCCCAAGCCCTTCGAGTGGACGTGGAAGGTGCTGGGGCAGGTGTGGAGCGTGCCGGTCACCGTCGTGCTGGTGTTCTTCGCCATCTACAACCACGACACGCCGCTGTGGCTCTCGTCCTTCCTGCTCACGGTGATGGTGATCGCCATGTGCATCCGTCCGCACCACGTGCTGGCGCCGCTCATCGACCACAAGTGGCTGCGCTACGTGGGCTCCATCACCTACGGCATCTACCTGATGCACATGATTTCGCTGAACATCGTGCGCCGGGTGGTGCCACACAACCTGATTCTCTATTACGTGCTGACGCTGGCGCTGAGCATCGGCCTGGCGACGCTGAGCTACCGCTACTTCGAGAAGCCCTTCCTGAAGCTGAAGAACCGCTTCGACTGGCGCGACAAGAAGCCGGTGGAGCCGGCGGCGCAGCCGGTGGCGAGCACCCCGGTCGGTCCGAGCTAG
- a CDS encoding WecB/TagA/CpsF family glycosyltransferase, whose product MQSQEGIKAERARNFITLMERIRIIDDEAAERALLDELTRPERPFILSFVNAHAVNLGWNQPGMLDGLMRSDMLLRDGIGVKLGLRAFQKPFGLNMNGTDFIPKIARAYKGRKVALFGTRSPWLDNARRTLEEWGLSIVASQEGFDPPETYVRLAVETKPDLIIMAMGMPKQEQVSVQLREALTHPVLIVNGGAILDYIGGKVPRAPLVMRKTGMEWLFRLAVEPRRLFSRYVLGIPIYFSHVAEVRLSGGSGQTGGRAEPQ is encoded by the coding sequence ATGCAGAGCCAGGAGGGCATCAAGGCCGAGCGGGCGCGCAACTTCATCACGTTGATGGAGCGCATCCGCATCATCGACGACGAGGCGGCGGAGCGGGCGCTGCTCGACGAGCTCACGCGCCCGGAGCGTCCCTTCATCCTCTCCTTCGTCAACGCGCACGCGGTGAACCTGGGGTGGAATCAGCCGGGGATGCTGGACGGGCTGATGCGCTCGGACATGCTGCTGCGCGACGGCATCGGGGTGAAGCTGGGGCTGAGAGCCTTCCAGAAGCCGTTCGGGCTGAACATGAACGGGACGGACTTCATCCCCAAGATTGCCCGGGCCTACAAGGGGCGGAAGGTGGCGCTCTTCGGGACGCGCTCGCCGTGGTTGGACAACGCGCGGCGCACGCTGGAGGAGTGGGGGCTGAGCATCGTCGCGAGCCAGGAGGGGTTCGACCCACCGGAGACGTACGTGCGGCTGGCGGTGGAGACGAAGCCGGACCTCATCATCATGGCGATGGGCATGCCCAAGCAGGAGCAGGTGTCCGTGCAACTGCGCGAGGCCCTCACGCACCCGGTGCTCATCGTCAACGGGGGAGCCATCCTGGACTACATCGGGGGCAAGGTGCCGAGGGCGCCGCTGGTGATGCGCAAGACGGGGATGGAGTGGCTGTTCCGTCTGGCGGTGGAGCCCCGGCGGCTGTTCAGCCGCTATGTCCTTGGCATCCCCATCTATTTTTCCCACGTGGCGGAAGTGAGGCTGTCAGGTGGGTCGGGGCAGACGGGCGGGCGAGCGGAACCCCAGTGA